The Stenotrophomonas maltophilia genome segment CTGGTCTTCGTTGGCGCCCTTCAGGCCGGCCAGCGCGGTGATCGCGCGGACCAGGGCAACGCCGCCGCCCGGAACCACGCCTTCTTCAACGGCCGCACGGGTGGCGTGCAGGGCGTCGTCGACGCGATCCTTCTTTTCCTTCATTTCGATTTCGGTCGAGGCGCCGACCTTGATCACGGCAACACCGCCGGCCAGCTTGGCCACGCGTTCCTGCAGCTTCTCGCGGTCGTAATCCGAGGAGGTGTCCTGGATCTGGGTCTTGATCTGCGCCACGCGTGCATCAACGTTGGCCTTGTCGCCGACGCCGTCGATGATGGTGGTGTTCTCCTTGGAGACCTGCACCTTCTTGGCGCGGCCCAGGTCCTTGATGGTGGCCTTCTCCAGCGACAGGCCGACTTCTTCGGAGATCACGGTGCCGCCGGTCAGCACGGCCATGTCTTCCAGCATCGCCTTGCGACGGTCGCCGAAGCCCGGAGCCTTGACGGCCACGACCTTGACGATGCCACGGATGGTGTTGACGACCAGGGTGGCCAGCGCTTCGCCTTCAACTTCCTCGGCCACGATCAGCAGCGGCTTGCCGGCCTTGGCGACGCCTTCCAGCACCGGCAGCAGGTCACGGACGTTGGAGATCTTCTTGTCGTGCAGCAGGATGAACGGGTCATCCAGGTCAGCGGTCTGCGACTGCTGGTTGTTGATGAAGTACGGCGACAGGTAGCCGCGGTCGAACTGCATGCCCTTGACCACGTCCAGCTCGTTGTCCAGGCCCGAGCCTTCTTCAACGGTGATGACGCCTTCCTTGCCGACTTCCTTCATCGCGTCAGCGATGATCTGGCCGATCGACTCGTCCGAGTTGGCCGAGATGGTACCGACCTGGGCGATCGCCTTGTCGTCGGCGGTCGGCTTGGAGATGTTCTTCAGCTCGGCGACGGCGGCCGAAACGGCCTTGTCGATACCGCGCTTGAGGTCCATCGGGTTCATGCCGGCGGCAACGGCCTTGGCGCCTTCGCGGATCAGGGCCTGGGCCAGCACGGTGGCGGTGGTGGTGCCGTCGCCGGCATCGTCGTTGGTGCGCGAAGCAACTTCCTTCACCATCTGCGCGCCCATGTTCTCGAACTTGTCAGCCAGTTCGATTTCCTTGGCGACGGAGACGCCGTCCTTGGTGATGGTCGGGGCGCCGAAGCTCTTTTCCAGCACGACGTTGCGGCCCTTCGGGCCCAGGGTGGCCTTGACGGCATTGGCGAGAACGTTGACGCCGCGCACCATGCGCGAACGGGCGTCTTCACCGAAACGAATATCCTTGGCAGCCATTGCATTTACCTCATTGGTAGCGCCGGACGATGCCCGGCGGCTGGGAGTTTGGGATCAGGTTGAAACAGGTCGCGCCGAGGCTCAGCCGATGACGGCGAGCACGTCGTCTTCGCGCAGGACCTTGTATTCGACGCCTTCGCTCTTGTACGAGCTGCCGGCGTACTGGCCATAGATGACCTTGTCGCCGACCTTCAGCGACGGCGCGCGCACGTTGCCGTTGTCCAGCGGCTTGCCCGGGCCGACGGCCACGACCTCACCCTTGGTGGACTTTTCCTTGGCCGAGTCGGGGATGACGATGCCACCGGCGGAGATTTCGTCGGCTTCGATCGGCTTGACCACAACGCGGTCGTGCAGCGGCTTGATGCTCATAGGAGACCTCTTAAGTGATTGATTGATCTAAAAAAGTCCGGCGATGTTAGCACTCACCCCAGGCGAGTGCCAGAACCGCACGTGAAGAAACCCGACAACGTCGGGAGCAGGGCAGAGATGGAGCCCCGCCGCCCCCTTTCAAGGGCGGAATGAAAAAATTTTTTCCACCCGCGCGCCTCGGCCAAGGCGTTGGTCCTGGACAATTTCGGTGACAAGCGTCGCACTGTCAGATATCTGACGTTCATTTACGACAAAGTGTCACTGGATCGGCCTTAGGCTCGGTCACGCATTCCCAATCACAAGGAGTAGTCGATGCGATTGCTGTCCCCGCTTGCCGCCGCCTGCCTGCTGGCACTGGCCGCGGCGCCGGCCCAGGCCGAGGTCTTCATCAATGAACTGCACTACGACGACAGCACCGCCGCCGGTGACGTCGGCGAAGCCATCGAAGTGGTCGCTACCGCAGGTGAAGACCTGTCCGGCTACCGCCTCTACCTCTACAACGGCAGCAATCCTTCGGCCGCCACGGTCTACGCCAACAACCCGGTCCCGGCCGGCACCGCCGCCGGTTGCGGCAGCGCCAGCATCGCCGTGGTCAACTACCCGACCAACGGCATCCAGAACGGCCCGAACGACGGCATCGCCCTGGTCGACGCCAGCGGCAAGGTGGTCCAGTTCCTCAGCTACGAGGGCGCCATCACCGCCTCCGGTGGCCCTGCCGCCGGCATGACCAGCCAGAACATTCCGGTGGCCGAGACCAACAGCACGGCTCCCGGCACCTCGCTGCAGCTGACCGGCAGCGGCAGCCAGTACGCCCACTTCACCTGGGCCGAGTCGGCCAGGCAGACCTTCGGCAGCTGCAACAACGGCCAGACCTTCAGCGGCGGCGGCACCCCGGGCCCGAACACGCCGCCGTCGGTGTCCACCACCACCCCGGCGCAGGGCAGCAGCACCTTCCCGGCCGCCGCCGATCTGGAAGTGGTGTTCAGCGAGACGGTGAACCTGGCCAGCGGCGCGTTCGCGCTGAGCTGCGGTACCTCCGGCAGCGTGCCGCTGACCTTCCCGGCCAGCGGGCGCAGCGTGAAGCTGTCCACCAACACCGCGCTGGTGGCCGGTGAAGCCTGCCGCTTCGACATCCGCGCCGCGCGCATCACCGACCTGCAGGGCGCACACCCGGCGGCCGACAGCCGCATCGCCTTCACCGTGGCCAGCACCGGCGGCAATCCGGACCCGGGCAACCCTGGCGTGCCGGCCGGCTACTACTCCAAGGTCAACACCAGCAGCCCGAGCCAGCTGCGCTGCTCGCTGCACGCGACAATCAAGGGCCACACCGCCTACCCGTACAGCGGCTCGGGCACCAGTACCTGGACCATCCTGGAGATCGCAGACGAGGACCCGAACAACCCGAACCGCATCCTCGACGCGTATCGCAACCGCAGCTACGCCAAGGTGACCGATCGCGCCGGCAGCGGCAGTGGCCTGAAGTACAACCGCGAGCACACCTGGCCGAACTCGCTGGGTTTTGCCACCACCACGGGTGACAAGGGCCTGCCGTACGCGCCGTATACCGACACCCACATGCTGTACCTGACCGATGCACAGTGGAACGCCGACCGTGGCAACAAGCCGTTCGGCAAGTGCGACGCCAGCTGCGGCGAGCGCGCCACCGAGGCCAACAACGGCCAGGGTGGCGGCAGTGGTGGCTATCCGGGCAACTCCAACTGGGTGCGCACGCCGGACGGCAACACCGGCACGTTCGAGGTGTGGGGCAAGCGCAAGGGCGACATGGCGCGTGCGGTGATGTACATGGCGATCCGCTACGAGGGCGGCAAGGATGCAGCCACTGGCCAGTCCGAGCCGGACCTGGAGCTGACCGACGACCGCAGCAGGATCGTCAAGACCAGCAGCTCGCCGGCCTACATGGGCCTGCTGTCGACGCTGATCGACTGGCACCTGTCCGACCCGCCGGATGATGCCGAGCGTGCGCGCAATGACGTGATCTACAGCTTCCAGGGCAACCGCAACCCGTTCATCGACCACCCCGAGTGGGCGACCCCTGGCCTGTTCACCTCGGCCAAGCCGGCCACCTGCCAGCTGGCCAACTGACCGCGCAACGCAGCGGTCCACGGCCGCCGCCGGGTCCTGACCCGGCGGCGGCCCTATACTCGACGGTCATGTCGACCGTCGATCCCGTCCTGCTGCTGTTGACCACCTGCCCGGACCTGGCCAGTGCCGAGCGCATCGCGCACGCGCTGGTTGGCGAGCGCCTGGCCGCGTGCGTGACCCGCCTCGATGGCGCGCAGTCGACCTACCGCTGGCAGGGCGAGGTGACCACCGACGCCGAGCTGCAGCTGCTGGTGAAGACCACCGCGAGTCGCGTCAATGACGCAATCGCCCGGATCGTCGAACTGCACCCGTATGAACTCCCGGAGTGCATCGCGGTCGAAACCCGGGCCGGCCTGCCGGCGTATCTGGACTGGATCCGGGCACAGACCCGGGAGGACACTGATTGAAGACTCTGTTTGCGCGTGGCGCCGCCCTGTGCGCCCTGATGTGGCTCTCGCTGCCCGCCTTCGCCCTGGATGAGAAGGACCTGCTGCCGGTGGACCAGGCGTTCGCGCTGACCGCCAGTGCCCCCGAACGGGGCCAGGTGCAGCTGCAGTTCAAGATCGCGCCCCGCTATTACCTGTATCGCCACCGCACCAGCGTCAAGGCCGACCCGGCCTTCAACGCCGGCGCGCTGCAGATGCCCAAGGGCGACAA includes the following:
- a CDS encoding co-chaperone GroES, yielding MSIKPLHDRVVVKPIEADEISAGGIVIPDSAKEKSTKGEVVAVGPGKPLDNGNVRAPSLKVGDKVIYGQYAGSSYKSEGVEYKVLREDDVLAVIG
- a CDS encoding endonuclease — its product is MRLLSPLAAACLLALAAAPAQAEVFINELHYDDSTAAGDVGEAIEVVATAGEDLSGYRLYLYNGSNPSAATVYANNPVPAGTAAGCGSASIAVVNYPTNGIQNGPNDGIALVDASGKVVQFLSYEGAITASGGPAAGMTSQNIPVAETNSTAPGTSLQLTGSGSQYAHFTWAESARQTFGSCNNGQTFSGGGTPGPNTPPSVSTTTPAQGSSTFPAAADLEVVFSETVNLASGAFALSCGTSGSVPLTFPASGRSVKLSTNTALVAGEACRFDIRAARITDLQGAHPAADSRIAFTVASTGGNPDPGNPGVPAGYYSKVNTSSPSQLRCSLHATIKGHTAYPYSGSGTSTWTILEIADEDPNNPNRILDAYRNRSYAKVTDRAGSGSGLKYNREHTWPNSLGFATTTGDKGLPYAPYTDTHMLYLTDAQWNADRGNKPFGKCDASCGERATEANNGQGGGSGGYPGNSNWVRTPDGNTGTFEVWGKRKGDMARAVMYMAIRYEGGKDAATGQSEPDLELTDDRSRIVKTSSSPAYMGLLSTLIDWHLSDPPDDAERARNDVIYSFQGNRNPFIDHPEWATPGLFTSAKPATCQLAN
- the cutA gene encoding divalent-cation tolerance protein CutA codes for the protein MSTVDPVLLLLTTCPDLASAERIAHALVGERLAACVTRLDGAQSTYRWQGEVTTDAELQLLVKTTASRVNDAIARIVELHPYELPECIAVETRAGLPAYLDWIRAQTREDTD
- the groL gene encoding chaperonin GroEL (60 kDa chaperone family; promotes refolding of misfolded polypeptides especially under stressful conditions; forms two stacked rings of heptamers to form a barrel-shaped 14mer; ends can be capped by GroES; misfolded proteins enter the barrel where they are refolded when GroES binds) gives rise to the protein MAAKDIRFGEDARSRMVRGVNVLANAVKATLGPKGRNVVLEKSFGAPTITKDGVSVAKEIELADKFENMGAQMVKEVASRTNDDAGDGTTTATVLAQALIREGAKAVAAGMNPMDLKRGIDKAVSAAVAELKNISKPTADDKAIAQVGTISANSDESIGQIIADAMKEVGKEGVITVEEGSGLDNELDVVKGMQFDRGYLSPYFINNQQSQTADLDDPFILLHDKKISNVRDLLPVLEGVAKAGKPLLIVAEEVEGEALATLVVNTIRGIVKVVAVKAPGFGDRRKAMLEDMAVLTGGTVISEEVGLSLEKATIKDLGRAKKVQVSKENTTIIDGVGDKANVDARVAQIKTQIQDTSSDYDREKLQERVAKLAGGVAVIKVGASTEIEMKEKKDRVDDALHATRAAVEEGVVPGGGVALVRAITALAGLKGANEDQNHGIQIALRAMEAPLREIVANAGDEPSVIINKVKEGTGSFGYNAATGEFGDMLQFGILDPTKVTRSALQNAASIAGLMITTEAMVAEAPKKDEPAMGGAGGMGGMGGMGGMDF